One Bemisia tabaci chromosome 4, PGI_BMITA_v3 genomic window, tttcgatttcgtcCATATAAGTTCAGCCTCGTGATGAGGTGAATGAACGTTCCATAAGACAGCGATAGTGGCCTGAAGCCAAATTTCCCTAAGAGAGTTAAAACAATAACCTACTATTTTATCAAAAAGTGAAAAGATATGTCCGTATTGTTTCCTTGAATATTGTCAGATATCTCACAGAGAATTGGGAGTGCGAAAAGATgtcttttataattttattttaccaaacNNNNNNNNNNNNNNNNNNNNNNNNNNNNNNNNNNNNNNNNNNNNNNNNNNNNNNNNNNNNNNNNNNNNNNNNNNNNNNNNNNNNNNNNNNNNNNNNNNNNNNNNNNNNNNNNNNNNNNNNNNNNNNNNNNNNNNNNNNNNNNNNNNNNNNNNNNNNNNNNNNNNNNNNNNNNNNNNNNNNNNNNNNNNNNNNNNNNNNNNNNNNNNNNNNNNNNNNNNNNNNNNNNNNNNNNNNNNNNNNNNNNNNNNNNNNNNNNNNNNNNNNNNNNNNNNNNNNNNNNNNNNNNNNNNNNNNNNNNNNNNNNNNNNNNNNNNNNNNNNNNNNNNNNNNNNNNNNNNNNNNNNNNNNNNNNNNNNNNNNNNNNNNNNNNNNNNNNNNNNNNNNNNNNNNNNNNNNNNNNNNNNNNNNNNNNNNNNNNNNNNNNNNNNNNNNNNNNNNNNNNNNNNNNNNNNNNNNNNNNNNNNNNNNNNNNNNNNNNNNNNNNNNNNNNNNNNNNNNNNAAAATAAAATTTACCTGCATTGCAGGCGGCTCTTAACTATGCATTTACTTTCAGAAGAAGGAATTTAGTTGTTGGGTTGCATGTATATTTAAAATTCATGAAGTACTTACGACATTAAATCAATTGCTTTCATACCTATAAAATACCGGCTGATTTGGTACTATGTTGTAATCGTTCCCTTGTACATACTCCTCACACCTGACCTCGTTGAAAGAAAGTTGCTTAGAGACCAAAATGCATGAAACAGTTAGTTGAGTAGTTCTAATTGCATAGCTTCCTAACTGAAAGCACCTTTCGACTTTTCAATGAGTATATCAAATGAAATGACCTACAATAAGTAGGGCAGAGACAATTTCTTTGAGGAAATGTGGCAGTTTTGTATTTTTGTGCAACATCCACGCATCAATAGACTTTCCTTAGAAACGAGCCCCAACACCTTTTCACGATGGGTTTCCAGAATTCAAAGCCAAGATATTAATATAATTAGAAATGCACCATGGATTGCCTGAATAtatgtatttgtatttttttaagggaTGATATTTATTAAAATGCTCTTACTGAATACTGCTGCGGTCGTTTTTCTATGAATTGGAAGAGCTGATTCATGGCTCTGACCATGATACCGGTGTCCTTGCCAGGGTGACCGACCATTGTATGAGTCTTTCCAGAGCCAGTCGCGCCGTAAGCGAAAACGGTGGCGTTGTACCCTAATAGCACGTCACGGACTAGAGGTTTTGTTGTGGCTTCGTAGACAGCCTCCTAAAAAATGTAGACAATTAATTTGCGATACATCAAAGGAGAAAATAGCAGTGGTAGGAGAAGTAGTTTGCTAGATTGATTTTGTCAGGTAAGGTAAAATTAAGTGAAGTGGATGTTTTATAAATTATGAGAATTTAAggacattttttattgaaagcaacctatttgaattttaatttgtcTTTCTTCGTATATTTTATTGATTAATCTGGAAATAAGCAATAGATATATATGTATCTCAAAACatgattcaaatttttccgCGGTTATTAAAAATCAAATCACCAAGATAGTAGCGTGTTTGTTGCTCTGCTTAAAAACCAAAATCCGAGAGGAAATAATGTGAGAGACATTCTAGAGaaatttcttctaaattttcCTAATGCAGTCCGTTCTTAGGCAATGTGTTTCTACAGacctgggtgtttccttggaaatttaaAACCACCCTGTGCGACACatacaataaaaagaaaaaaatagagacacAGATGATAGACGGGAAATTCATGCTATTTAAAGCTGCCAAATTACAgtattttcctattttaaatAACATTCCTTTTTCGATAAGCTCACCTCGTCAATTGGTGAGGTTTAAATTACCAAGAGATGATGTAAATCGCAAATTATACTTTGAACAACTTACTGAAACCCATGTTTATGttaaaaatggagagaaacaaTCCAAGCAAAGATTCCTTTATTAATTAAGATCTTGTTAACCTATAGATGACCAAGCCGGCGCCGTCGGGCAAGttgacccgaggcttgctaaaaGTACGTTGACCGCGGGTTGTGTAACGCCGATTTTCACGAAGtttagatataggtctacaaatacttCGTAAAAGAAGAATGagacatcaaattttaaaaaaagcgaaAATCGTGTGTCGACATAGACAAAGGTAGCAAATACGTATCCGCGATTCCGCGCCTCTCTTTCAACCTGTTTTCCGAATCTGATCGGCATCTGATcggcagcataaagcggagcattACGAGGACACGCctcgcgctatcgcgccttcaattttgcaaatacaacacggacatccatcgagcacgaatagttgtatctctgcgccggccgtcatcaaagcgcatcctttcccttgctctatttccatgtgaccatgttgtgttggttccgtttgtgagcaaaacagccgaagataggagagacgtgaTCGTGCCGCCTTTTCTACCCTTCTAGATTCTACatcaaaaactatcaaaatcaatgtattcAAGTGAGGATCAATGTGACCCGACTTAAGACTTGGTGTGATAAAAAAGTCTTCGGCATCAAAGGGCTAATTAGTACCTTCCTTTGAATGAACTTTCTTCTCTCACTAAACTTGCACGTAATAAAATTACAATGTTATGTTTAACTGCTCTTACCTGAGTGGCGTCCTCCCCAAAAACGtgatcaaaaatgaaatgtttttcacCGTTGCGTTTGTGACGCAAGGCTGCTTCTTTTTCCCTCTCCGATTCTTCTACAATTATtgtctgaaataaaaaaaaaaattctgttcaaCTCCTTAGTCTTGATCAGCTTTGAAACAGATTTAGGTGACAAGCACGCTATTTTGACGATGAAACTTCCAgaaatttcccagaaatttcCCATTAAGAAAATCGTCAATATCAAAATTCATACCGCTGGCAAATCTACCAAATCCTTCTCCTAGGTTTGGGATGTCGTATATCTCCTGTTACATTTACGTATCTTAGAGAGGACCTGATTCctgttttccgagaaaatttctCTAATTTCCCTTCGTTCTTTCAAGGAATATCCTCTAAATATTTCGGGAAGTATTCTCTTAATATAATGAAATatgagcggaaattttcaaacaacgcAATCTACATCCGTGGTTCAGCGATTTCAGAATCGATGGGTTTTTATCTTGCGAAAACTGTTATATTATTCTCAAAACTCACATAATATAGACATATGGGTAACTGGCACCAACATTAGCGAATAGGAACACGGTTGCTTAAATCTAACATTCTTTGTTTGGGTGATGAAGATCATATTTAATACTAATTTAGGCAtcgtatttttctttcatccgGATTAAATAACTTTGATAAAACCATTCGGATTAGGGGCGAAAAAGAatcaataagtaaataaaagtgGAGAGAAAGGAACGGGTAGAAtgagttaaaaatgtaaaacgcGGGGTGAATGGGTATCGTTTCTCTAATGAGTTTATTTTGCAGATACCAGACGCTCCACTCATTCATTCTCATATTTGCCCGGACCTATTATGAGAAAATAGGCGAGCGATGTTTGCGTGGAATTCGTGAGCTCCTTCACCTTATATATTTTTTCTGACACACCGGAAATCGCTGAAATTGACGGCCTCATAAAATGTTCCAAGGTCTACGACCCTCGTAGCGTCTCTATTATTCTAGACAGGATCGCCAAATTGCCATCACTTTGATGCGCTTGTGGCATCCTTTCCGTGCTTTAGTGCCTGAATGTTCGAACATTTTAACAACAGCGCCTCTCCACCTACATATTAACTCCTTGACCCTTGCAGACATTTGACTCACCTATATTTGGTAAGTGGTTCAAGTTTGAAGGGCCCTTCTTTTCCCTTCGTTGCCCATAATAATGAAAGTTACTCTTTTTAGCCGCAGCTGAAATACAGTAgtgtgtaaaattattgaagtgCGCCAAATGTTTGGAAATGAGGCAACCTGCCTGAATAAGACTCGATAAATTGAGGAAATGCAGTGATATCAACTTTGTAAAAAGCTTCTGAACTAACTGCAACAATTATTTTAACTACCTAACTCTCTTTTTCAAAGTGTTACTGATTTTGCATCGTTAAGCacttttaaatacatttatttacaaATTAAGTCATTTTTCGCATAGATATgcgaaagaaaaatactttcgaGCATATCACCGCGAGGAAGACTCGAACCCAAGTCATTAAATGGCTTCAAAGGTATTTATTTGGCGTTGAGAAATGGAGGAACTTAACCTAAGTCAGCTTATTTGTATTTTGCGttgccctttttttttttttttttttttttttttaaacaaaaatcgaAGAAACCTGTGACCATGATAATTTCCGTTGATTTTCTTTTGAGTTggagcattttgcaatttccagacaaaatgtctgatagtttccttgaataaaatgtAACCTGAGGGGAAATGAGGTGACGCATTTTGTGTTGCTAGGctaattttggtcaaaattatgCAAACGCGTTCcacaaaattcaaaaacgaAGAGCTGGTGGATACAGTATGAGCATAAGAAATCTGTTTGATGaaagataaattatttttttgctacaaattcaagaatataaCTGTGAAACACAGGCCACTTTTTTCAATAACTTGTGCTAACACACTATTTGGTTTTCTCCCAACCGAACATAAGATATGTGGAGTATAAAAGTGCCGCAATTGAAGCACGTGCTTTTAAACCATGATAGACGaaaatattgctcaaaaaagaACACGCACCAAGACAAGGTTGACCTCGTGTAAGAGAAACAATGGTTAAGACCCACTCAGGGAAACTACTTTTCGTGAATAATAAAAGCTACCGCTAGACTGTTGCGaatgaaatattaattaatttCGATGAGCTGAAGGTTTGGCGTTCAACTGATCAAGCCAAGCCTTTTACATACAATTTTCCCAGAGCgtgaagaaattatttttctcttctttttttttcttttttcccgtCTTTTAAGACAACGGGTTACGGGTATAACAAAAGCATGATTTGACGGCAAATATTCAAGTCGTAGCCATAAATATTAATAAGCGTGCTGCCAAAGAACCACCGCCCAAAAGCCCAAAAGTCTTTTGTCAAAGCCAAGTCTTTCTAATTTAATAGCTTCATCATTCAGACTTATTTAGCCAGAATCAGTCTGCCTGCATCGTGTTACCTCAttctttttcacatttgaatttttctgcgGAGTACTAAACAACACCATGCCtttccatgaatttttccccgTTTATGAAGAATGTactttcacattttcaagtcGGAACCTTTTTCTACCAAAAATGTAAACTTAGCAGCGAGTTATGCAAAGTCTGATGTATTCACGTTGACTCCAGTCGAATTTGCCTATTCGATATTCACAATTTCTTGACGGTTCGAATGTGAAAAAGGAGCAcatatgaacgtatttctgtcaaacggaactatttgcataaagatatgagccctgaaactTATAAGAATATgggcataacagggctcacgccatcataatgcacatagttccgtttggtagaaatacgtccatattaccTCGCCGCAGCCATCTAACGTTGCAGATTTATACTGCAATCTGAATTATTATAAGCCACCTGATAAAACTAAGATCATTTTAACTTCGTATAAAAATgatgaagaaacggacacaggatatgctaagagcaacggagatggatttctggagaaggtcggcaggaatttctaggagagatcgggtccgtaatgatagagtacgtcagataatggaaatcgaaaatgacatcgtgttcgacatcatgaccaaacaacttgtctgGTCCGGTCATGTCAAtgggatgacggaagagaggctgccaaaaaagatgcttgattgggttcctcctgggaggagacgtaggggacgcccagtgagaggttggcgacagggggtgttaaacgagatgagggagtgtcaactccccgatgacctgtgggaagaccgagctttgtggcggttaggcgtcgtaaagcgccaaagagcgctgtaaaagcgatatatacatatatatatactaGCCgctctggacgcgctttgcgcgtccgtcacggctagccaaggggctgcgccccgtGGAACCCCGGTCATACGCGAGTGATATTCGGCTTTTTTGAGTGATAGCCATTTTTCTGAGTAGTTGAACATTTGATCACtatgatgtatacattttgatatgcgcaatgcgtgaagtattcttctgaccttgtaggcgctaatatgcgcctCTCGCCGATCCGGCCGACCGCAccgttttgcgcaatgcgagaagtttTCCTGcgggcttgtaggcgctaacatgcgcctctcgccaaccgcactgtttggcgcaatgcgcgaagtattcttgcgatcttgtagacgctaatatgcgtttctgaccgcactatgttctGCGCAATTAttcaaacttactttaaaatttttacggaaTTACGTTCTATAGTATGTTGAAAGAGGATGGCAATTAGTTTTCTTGAATCCTGAGGTGTCAATTTTCTAGTTTAGGTAGTCAAATGCTACAAACAATCCCAATAGCTCTACAGCTGtgctagccgttctggacgctcTTCGCGTATCCGTCACGGCTAgtcaaggggctgcgccccatGGAACCCCGGTCATACGCGAGTGATATTTGGCTTCGATAAGTAattatatcctcatttcatttccttttcctttcattttttccttttttggagCATGTGTATCCATTCACaattattatttcaaaatagCTTTCCCTAGACTACATTTGATGCTTTAAACGGCACCAATTTGTTTTAATAACATTTCTGGCTAAATCAttggttttcccaggaaggcagcctctcgtccctcgcagactccattgttgccagataagttgcttcaAACCCATGTacaatattcacatttatcgcacaatccgGCAACCTcccgagtgaaatagaaaaaggtggattcgctgaaagtctgaatccttcgaagtttatattaatgatatatatataaaaatgatgaaacatCATTTAATGCTAAGAATGAGAATGGTTCGATGTATATCGCTCAACTGCATGTGACAAACCTATCACTGATGGCGCCCAATGACATGAAACGAAAGATGCGGGGTATCCACTTCGCTGAAGAACACATAAAAAAGCCCAAAATGGCTCTAGTTTTTGGCTCGTGACTCAATTTTTAATGCTTTTATATTCTACCAACATGTTACGAAATAAATGGTAAATGTATAAATAAAAGGATTTATTCAATACGAGTTTAATTTGCAATCAATTACATGGGCGGGCTACCTGCAGATTTGAAACTTGACTTGTATGCTCTTtcttaaattctgaaaatatgcCGAGAATATCTCACGTGCACTTTCACGAATTCAAATTTCATGAATCTTTGCCACCTTTTAATGGCGTCCATTTCCGGGGGTAAATCAATCGCAGCGATCGACAGACGCGACTAGAAAAGGCGCGGGGTGGGCGTCACAAGATAATGATCGGGACGATGTGCAGTTGCAGTCGAAGTGCATGAGGAGGTTATGCTTTTCTCCAATAAAGTTTGAATACTTTATATTAGGTTATACGGGGCGACAGGGTGATTTTTAGAGTGATCTGACAAATGTGGTGCACACTTGCTAAGCGCATATGAAATTGTCGGTCGCTGCTTAGAGATTCCACCCCCATAATCACCACGTAAATCGTCATCAGACTTGTTGCTAATCAAGCTCTGGCTTTGATTTCTCACCACTCCACCTCTCATCAATACCCGGAAGTGTTGACTGTCTACACCTCTTGACCCTTTCTCTCGACTCTGCATTACTGCATTAAAAAGAGGAAACGTCATATAAGCCTCTGTGTCGCGTCCCAGGTGATGGCAGATGTAGGCTGAAATGCGTCGGTTTTTAATAGAAAACCTTTCTAACCAGTGAGtagctttaatattttaattttccattAGGTTGACCTAGTTCTGGTCCGGTTCTCCGTTAAcatcttttaaaattatataagTCGCTGATCGTCGCAATATTTCAcctgataaaacatttatttttgacaagAGTCACggacaattttcataaatttttaagacactcaagaaaaaaatacacattaaaTGTCATTAAAATATTCGAGGGGTAAAATTCACTAATTATCCAGTGAATTCATATTGTATCAGAAAAgctggcaacgtccgaatgttcATGCAACGTTGGTTATGATCAGACTGAAAATGGAGGAGGCAGAAATGAAACAAGGAGTATACGAAGGTTGTGTACGCCTTGagtttggctcaaaaaatcgtCCTGATTGAAAGAACCTGCCCGCAGACGCGAGAAACTTGAAGACGCGTGTTACAAACGACGCAGATTTCGAGctaaggaatggatttcagactgCTTTAACAtgcccaacgtgattttcgtgtGATTTTACCCATAAAGCGTAAATGTATTTGGCTATATCTCCTGCGTGTAACTGACCCATTCAGTCTATAGGGCACATAATTATTACTAAGGAAAATCACTTTTCTCCATCTTGGAATAATCTCGTGGCTCCTTCTCATCTCTGAGAAAGGAGATGAGGAGAAATCAGTTGATTGGATCCTCCTGCCGAAGGCTATTATTACAACCTTTGAAGCGCAGGTAAGATGAAGGTCGACTTCCGTTCAATCTTTTAC contains:
- the LOC140224405 gene encoding kinesin-like protein KIF19; its protein translation is MTCNRVSRSENANSGNTSTSAVSLSKFEPNSNGTKEGVQEKLVVAVRIRPLASSDGERCLHCLNDKTIIVEESEREKEAALRHKRNGEKHFIFDHVFGEDATQEAVYEATTKPLVRDVLLGYNATVFAYGATGSGKTHTMVGHPGKDTGIMVRAMNQLFQFIEKRPQQYSVRAF